In the Hyalangium ruber genome, one interval contains:
- the uvsE gene encoding UV DNA damage repair endonuclease UvsE produces MEGLSSYRLGYVANCLSLELGASHTCRLAGVTPRRLSELIELNLAELEQILLFNEKHGIELFRIGSSLIPFASHPVNTLPWWRTYASTFARLGQIAQRSRQRLSLHPSPAGASLSSRHPHVREAALAELRYGARVLDLLGQGPESRVVIHVGGAAPSRPEALEAAHRMLDTMPEELRDRLVIEHDDKVWTAREVLPLAREHGVPFLADNLHNAVLPSNPVMPLDELLRESAASWHALGLRPKYHLASQKKDGKPGAHADRIAPADFRAVLAALESPADLMLEAKDKDLALFALRQQAARRVRTVEHGAASL; encoded by the coding sequence ATGGAAGGCCTCTCCTCGTATCGCCTGGGCTACGTCGCCAACTGCCTCTCGCTGGAGCTGGGCGCGAGCCACACGTGCCGGCTGGCGGGCGTCACCCCGCGCCGCCTGTCGGAGCTCATCGAGCTGAATCTCGCCGAACTGGAGCAGATCCTCCTGTTCAACGAGAAGCACGGCATCGAGCTGTTCCGCATCGGCTCCTCGCTCATTCCCTTCGCCTCCCATCCGGTGAACACGCTGCCGTGGTGGCGGACCTACGCCTCCACCTTCGCGCGCCTGGGCCAGATCGCCCAGCGCTCCCGCCAGCGGCTCTCCCTGCACCCTTCGCCCGCGGGCGCCTCTCTTTCATCCCGCCACCCCCACGTGCGCGAGGCCGCCCTCGCCGAGCTGCGCTACGGCGCCCGTGTCCTGGATCTGCTCGGCCAGGGCCCCGAGTCGCGCGTCGTCATTCACGTGGGAGGCGCGGCCCCCAGCCGACCCGAGGCCCTGGAGGCCGCCCACCGCATGCTGGACACGATGCCGGAGGAGCTGCGCGACCGGCTCGTCATCGAACACGATGACAAGGTGTGGACCGCGCGCGAGGTGCTCCCGCTGGCTCGCGAGCATGGCGTCCCGTTCCTCGCCGACAACCTGCACAACGCGGTGCTGCCCTCGAACCCGGTGATGCCCCTGGACGAGCTGCTGCGCGAGTCCGCCGCCTCCTGGCACGCGCTGGGCCTGCGTCCCAAGTACCACCTGGCCAGCCAGAAGAAGGACGGCAAGCCCGGAGCGCACGCCGACCGCATCGCTCCGGCCGACTTCCGCGCGGTGCTCGCCGCGCTCGAGTCCCCCGCGGACCTCATGCTGGAGGCCAAGGACAAGGACCTCGCGCTTTTCGCACTGCGTCAGCAGGCGGCACGCAGAGTGCGAACGGTCGAACACGGCGCGGCTTCCCTCTGA